One part of the Vicia villosa cultivar HV-30 ecotype Madison, WI linkage group LG6, Vvil1.0, whole genome shotgun sequence genome encodes these proteins:
- the LOC131611704 gene encoding F-box/kelch-repeat protein At3g23880-like codes for MDLPLSQTRRPPSSPSSPPILPDEIMAEVLSFLPVKSLIQMKCVSKFFNSLISDPTFIKIHLRRSARNPQLTLVSGNSVADFRFVTLPINSFLDNPLITIPEKPFHQLLDTVHYWLVGSCNGLLCFAHYDSFTNSYRDCWLNFYNPATNALSKKLGHFKDYCKHRYFFSRYAFGYDNLTDNYKVVALRVVGGDEEIGDTETQLRTQVRVFSVADNVWRDIQDFPVGPLRLTLPSENHGVYLNGSLNWLALRNCYSADRFYHSYDITLDQFVIISLDLGAERHVQLMPPRGLDEVPLIEPTISMLMESLCFCYDFKQTCLVIWQMKEFGVGESWTQLYRIKYQNLQHTGCWLPLHIYENKNTLVLANKRGLLAIYDWENNRVEIVTNKPRWAFCKDYVESLVSVR; via the coding sequence ATGGATCTCCCTCTCTCTCAAACCCGTCGGCCGCCCAGCTCGCCGTCGTCACCGCCAATCCTCCCCGACGAAATCATGGCGGAAGTCCTCTCCTTCCTTCCTGTCAAATCTCTCATTCAAATGAAATGTGTTAGTAAGTTCTTCAACTCCCTCATTTCCGATCCCACCTTTATCAAAATTCATCTCCGTCGATCCGCTCGAAACCCTCAACTCACACTCGTCTCTGGAAATTCCGTAGCAGATTTCCGTTTCGTCACTCTCCCTATAAACAGTTTTCTCGACAATCCTCTGATCACCATTCCGGAGAAGCCTTTCCATCAGTTGTTGGATACTGTCCATTACTGGTTGGTTGGTTCTTGTAACGGATTGCTCTGTTTTGCTCATTATGATAGTTTCACTAATAGTTATAGAGATTGCTGGCTCAATTTCTATAATCCAGCTACAAATGCTTTATCTAAGAAATTAGGCCATTTTAAGGATTATTGCAAGCATCGTTATTTCTTCTCTAGATATGCATTTGGTTATGATAATTTAACTGATAATTATAAAGTAGTCGCTTTACGAGTGGTTGGTGGTGACGAAGAAATTGGTGACACTGAAACTCAATTGAGAACACAGGTGAGAGTTTTTAGTGTGGCTGATAATGTTTGGAGAGATATTCAAGATTTTCCGGTTGGTCCTCTCCGGTTAACTCTTCCAAGTGAGAACCATGGTGTTTATTTAAATGGTAGTCTTAATTGGCTGGCGCTGCGTAATTGTTACTCTGCGGATAGGTTTTATCATAGTTATGATATTACTCTTGATCAATTTGTGATCATTTCACTTGATTTGGGTGCTGAGAGACATGTGCAGTTAATGCCGCCTCGCGGTTTGGATGAAGTGCCGCTTATTGAGCCGACTATTTCTATGTTAATGGAGTCTCTTTGTTTTTGTTATGATTTCAAACAAACTTGTTTGGTTATATGGCAGATGAAGGAATTTGGGGTTGGAGAGTCTTGGACTCAACTCTATAGAATTAAATATCAAAATCTTCAACACACTGGATGCTGGTTGCCTTTGCACATTTATGAGAATAAGAATACTTTGGTATTGGCAAACAAGCGAGGCCTGCTAGCTATATATGATTGGGAAAATAATAGAGTAGAGATAGTTACCAATAAACCGAGATGGGCCTTTTGCAAGGAttatgttgaaagtttggtttcaGTTCGATGA